One Gimesia aquarii DNA segment encodes these proteins:
- a CDS encoding DUF1559 domain-containing protein, whose translation MKLTHSKKRAFTLIELLVVIAIIAILIALLLPAVQQAREAARRSTCKNNLKQIGLAHHNYHDVFKCFPLGARRDQLGGWGQSWWVGILPYMDQAPLFNQLNHEANHSGYVGNGLVADKVIIPLMLCPSSPMKAITHNTGGGSTVRPHYVGISGATNGNGFTNASIHNQYNYTGCCTSVTPGGIKARGGVMLQNLCIKIKDISDGTTNIIVVSECSNYFRDAADNPVQVNSNHGWMMGTADAGETGQNRTFNLTTIRYPPNTVDNSLPGTGTNDGPNNGIYSPHTGGVHALLGDGSVRFLSENIDMQTLRRLATRDDGQPLGEF comes from the coding sequence ATGAAACTGACTCATTCAAAGAAACGCGCTTTTACACTGATTGAGTTGCTGGTTGTGATCGCTATCATAGCCATTTTGATCGCCTTACTGTTGCCAGCAGTGCAACAAGCAAGAGAAGCTGCCAGGAGATCAACTTGCAAAAACAACCTGAAGCAAATCGGCCTGGCACATCATAATTATCATGATGTCTTTAAATGCTTCCCCCTCGGTGCACGCAGAGACCAATTAGGCGGCTGGGGACAATCCTGGTGGGTCGGCATTCTGCCATATATGGACCAGGCTCCGCTGTTCAACCAGCTCAATCATGAAGCCAATCACTCCGGCTACGTCGGAAATGGGCTGGTTGCGGATAAGGTAATCATTCCATTGATGCTCTGTCCATCCAGTCCAATGAAAGCGATTACTCATAATACGGGGGGAGGATCGACTGTCAGGCCACACTATGTAGGGATTTCGGGAGCCACAAACGGAAACGGCTTCACGAATGCATCAATCCATAATCAATACAATTATACGGGATGTTGCACCTCAGTCACCCCAGGGGGAATTAAAGCGCGTGGGGGCGTCATGCTCCAGAACCTGTGCATCAAAATCAAAGATATCTCAGATGGAACAACTAATATCATCGTTGTGAGTGAGTGTTCAAACTATTTTCGAGACGCAGCTGACAATCCAGTTCAGGTTAACAGCAACCATGGTTGGATGATGGGTACAGCTGACGCTGGCGAAACAGGTCAAAACCGTACATTCAATCTCACAACTATTCGTTATCCACCTAATACCGTAGATAACAGTTTACCGGGCACCGGAACAAACGATGGCCCCAACAATGGGATCTACTCTCCACATACGGGAGGAGTTCATGCTTTGCTGGGAGATGGTTCAGTCCGGTTTCTCAGCGAAAATATAGATATGCAAACTTTACGGCGTTTAGCAACGCGCGATGATGGACAGCCACTCGGCGAATTCTGA
- a CDS encoding carboxypeptidase regulatory-like domain-containing protein has product MRDQRRHVTIIISALIFAILSFAGCSGGSRLPEGDTGTVKGKVTSNGKPVPDGTSIVFLHKDKGITASSAIAADGTYSLRMRRGDAILVGDYQIGVTPPTTEMTAAEADAAITGEAPAAKEWPEIPKKYQNPETSEVTFTVKAGENTFDLDMK; this is encoded by the coding sequence ATGAGGGATCAACGAAGGCACGTTACTATAATCATAAGCGCGCTCATTTTTGCGATCTTGAGTTTTGCTGGCTGCAGCGGTGGAAGCAGGTTACCCGAGGGAGACACAGGCACTGTAAAAGGAAAAGTTACTTCCAATGGAAAGCCTGTACCCGATGGTACATCTATTGTCTTTCTCCACAAAGACAAGGGAATTACTGCATCGAGTGCTATTGCCGCTGATGGAACATATTCACTCCGTATGAGACGTGGTGATGCAATCTTAGTAGGTGACTATCAAATTGGCGTTACGCCGCCAACAACTGAAATGACTGCTGCCGAGGCAGACGCAGCAATCACAGGAGAAGCCCCCGCTGCAAAAGAGTGGCCCGAAATTCCTAAGAAATACCAAAACCCCGAAACGAGCGAAGTGACTTTCACTGTCAAAGCCGGCGAGAACACATTCGATTTGGACATGAAATAG
- a CDS encoding DUF1559 domain-containing protein, whose translation MNHSPRRAFTLIELLVVIAIIAILIALLLPAVQQAREAARRSTCKNNMKQIGLGLHNYHETHSVFPMSYKHTLDGGYNNTQRGMSWIAYLLPFVDQANVYNRINHGLPLSDPNNTEVSRTVLKVFLCPTDTGVESGILPGRSNVGDERAVTSYKAVSGNNWAWGGFVHSDPTGRNAGNTNGLDWGNGFMCRNGSSKVNITRVRDVTDGMSGTFFVGEALPRECSHNWWWWFNGSTANCAVPLNHYINNTFTAGDWGRNYSFASRHEGGAHFLMGDGAVRFISENIDTGTYRALASIQSGETIGDF comes from the coding sequence ATGAATCATTCACCGAGGCGCGCTTTTACGCTGATTGAGTTGCTGGTCGTCATAGCCATAATTGCGATCCTCATAGCACTGCTACTCCCGGCCGTACAACAAGCGCGTGAGGCAGCCAGAAGAAGTACATGTAAAAATAACATGAAGCAGATTGGTTTGGGGCTTCATAACTATCATGAAACACACAGTGTGTTTCCCATGAGCTACAAGCACACTCTCGATGGTGGCTATAACAATACGCAACGAGGAATGAGCTGGATAGCGTACCTTTTACCCTTTGTCGATCAGGCGAATGTATACAACAGAATTAATCATGGACTACCTCTCTCTGACCCTAATAACACCGAAGTTTCCAGAACGGTTTTAAAAGTGTTTTTGTGTCCTACCGATACCGGTGTGGAAAGTGGAATTTTACCAGGGCGTTCCAATGTAGGAGATGAAAGGGCTGTTACCAGCTATAAAGCTGTGTCAGGAAACAACTGGGCCTGGGGTGGGTTTGTGCATTCTGACCCTACTGGGCGCAATGCTGGAAATACCAATGGACTAGACTGGGGTAACGGTTTTATGTGCCGGAATGGTAGTTCCAAAGTCAACATCACTCGAGTACGTGATGTCACCGATGGAATGAGTGGCACTTTTTTCGTAGGAGAAGCCCTTCCGAGAGAATGCTCTCACAACTGGTGGTGGTGGTTCAACGGCTCCACGGCAAACTGTGCTGTCCCTTTGAATCACTATATTAATAATACTTTTACAGCGGGAGACTGGGGACGAAATTATTCATTCGCCAGTCGCCATGAAGGGGGAGCACACTTTTTGATGGGAGATGGAGCTGTCCGTTTTATAAGTGAAAACATTGATACCGGGACTTATCGCGCACTGGCTTCTATTCAAAGTGGTGAAACAATTGGAGATTTTTAG
- a CDS encoding alkaline phosphatase, with translation MKLAVSSSLSGLILLALVTSIAAEDPDKDHIRQIQTSAIQKKKSPVAHWGFEPENYTQWSNHSLRLIPVYTFGTKGNIKGLNLSSYTGQNSPYRNEKSLAQIYGFLPTNTVNPEADYLDQTNLYEMQLAALKAGKKNIILFIFDGMDWQTTKAAALYYSGEDNYHCGRGTGFHFQDYPAAGTSQFGYMVTAPHNANTDVDVDQQTVLNPGGKIRGGYNAAKGGPTPWTPGNDKKYLIGNLKNNYGEHAYPDSANTAMSMTTGLKSYNNAINVDPTGARVPTIAHMTQQKGYSVGIVTSVPITHATPAAAYAHNVSRNDYQDLARDLVGLPSISHPDHPLPGMDVVLGGGFGTIAKTSDEKAQGKNFEPGWKYITEETLKKSDIENGGQYTVAVRTSDKKGSCGLKEATKHAIQNKTRLLGVYGVGQYSAHLPYQTANGNFQPAPGKQEAEVYSESDLKENPNLAEMTESALQVLSQNKKGFWLMVEAGDVDWANHDNNLDNAIGAVKSGDAAFKVITEWVEKNSNWDESVIILTADHGHYLHIDQPQALIPPKEKTK, from the coding sequence ATGAAGCTCGCTGTTTCTTCCAGCCTGTCAGGGCTGATCTTATTGGCACTTGTCACATCGATCGCAGCAGAAGACCCGGACAAGGATCATATCAGGCAAATCCAGACGTCTGCGATTCAAAAGAAGAAAAGTCCCGTCGCGCATTGGGGCTTTGAACCTGAAAACTACACACAATGGTCCAACCATTCATTACGTCTGATTCCGGTTTATACTTTTGGCACAAAAGGAAATATCAAAGGACTCAATCTAAGTTCCTATACCGGGCAGAATAGCCCTTATCGTAACGAAAAATCGTTAGCACAAATCTATGGTTTCCTGCCAACAAATACCGTGAATCCAGAAGCAGATTATCTGGATCAGACAAATCTCTATGAAATGCAATTAGCGGCTCTCAAAGCTGGCAAGAAGAATATCATTCTCTTCATCTTTGATGGGATGGACTGGCAGACCACAAAAGCGGCTGCCCTCTATTATTCAGGTGAAGACAACTATCATTGTGGGCGTGGTACCGGTTTTCACTTTCAGGACTATCCTGCAGCAGGTACATCTCAATTTGGTTATATGGTCACAGCCCCCCATAATGCCAATACGGATGTGGATGTGGATCAGCAAACAGTTTTGAATCCGGGAGGAAAAATCAGGGGTGGTTACAATGCAGCCAAAGGAGGCCCTACTCCCTGGACACCCGGTAATGACAAAAAGTATCTGATTGGAAATTTGAAAAACAATTACGGCGAACACGCTTATCCAGACTCTGCTAATACTGCCATGTCGATGACAACCGGCCTGAAATCATATAACAACGCCATAAACGTCGATCCCACTGGTGCTCGCGTTCCGACAATTGCCCACATGACTCAACAAAAAGGATATTCGGTCGGCATCGTCACGAGTGTACCCATCACTCATGCGACTCCAGCAGCCGCCTATGCCCATAATGTCAGTCGCAATGACTATCAGGATCTGGCCAGAGACTTAGTCGGTCTGCCTTCTATTTCGCACCCTGATCATCCTCTGCCTGGAATGGATGTCGTTCTGGGAGGTGGTTTTGGCACCATTGCAAAAACTTCTGATGAGAAAGCGCAAGGAAAGAATTTTGAACCTGGTTGGAAATACATTACCGAAGAAACATTGAAAAAATCCGATATCGAAAATGGGGGACAGTATACAGTCGCCGTACGTACTTCTGATAAAAAAGGAAGTTGTGGACTGAAAGAGGCGACAAAACACGCCATCCAAAATAAGACACGTCTGTTGGGCGTGTACGGGGTAGGTCAATACTCGGCTCACTTACCCTACCAGACAGCAAATGGAAATTTTCAACCTGCTCCAGGAAAGCAGGAAGCCGAAGTTTACTCTGAATCTGATCTGAAAGAGAATCCCAATTTGGCAGAGATGACTGAATCAGCACTCCAGGTTTTGAGTCAAAATAAAAAAGGGTTTTGGTTAATGGTCGAAGCTGGTGACGTCGACTGGGCAAATCACGATAATAATCTTGATAACGCAATCGGAGCCGTCAAGAGTGGTGATGCGGCATTCAAAGTGATCACTGAATGGGTAGAAAAAAATAGTAACTGGGACGAATCTGTTATTATTCTCACTGCAGATCACGGCCACTATTTACATATCGACCAACCTCAGGCATTAATCCCACCAAAAGAAAAAACGAAGTAA
- a CDS encoding peptidoglycan D,D-transpeptidase FtsI family protein: MLNQPGIDHLNSETDAMGHSFQVDRMPGVRVFLLGLMLMIPLLAVSGRLLFIQYMNAEYFYSQFGRTTESIEPIPSRDGRIISVDGQILAIDVERFDLQAHYRWLEEPPNSRWLKKQALKLLEPIDRRNQEKVEAAKQQILARRRRLWEDLAVVVRMNPDELKVLCRKTQQRVETIIENVNQRAAKVPSEIQIEESFSDSKEPRSQNHLSAVWELLKETLTKPPRRPQKERIVVREELDYHTLKSDIPREIALAISAHPERFPGINIEIATLREYPKKTIAPHEIGIRHRIDDKILVARKQRFPEGDPLDYREGDRIGKTGIERSYDRYLRGLRGLKRVVKDRQGEIVRTEIIREPKSGDDVVLTLSTQIQEQVQHLLDQTLQRLQQNVDQTGSPHHVSAGGCVVVLDVRTGAIIAMASAPRYDLNLLLNPSPDEWQAVLNDPKRPLFPRATQMMLPPGSTFKTLTSIALLESGKVDPDEFFSCRGYLDRPDRHRDYIYRHFGVGHHDINLTQALTQSCNVYFFQAARKIGPQTIYHWADQLGFGKPTGIDIPGERGGHLPDPKPSNKKKKSPWYPGDTLGIAIGQSRLTVTPLQIARLMAVVANNGELIVPHLAQSIVPSAESSTTRRKMISYPRRYVSGIHPGTLQRVREGLINVVAHPQGTGYKTVRMKEITIAGKTGTAETGGGKNDHAWFAGFVPVERPKYAFAVVIEHGGSGSKVAGPVAKTLIQLLLKAGFLTSTQVKLQAN, from the coding sequence ATGCTAAACCAGCCTGGTATTGATCACCTGAATTCAGAAACTGATGCTATGGGGCATTCGTTTCAGGTAGATCGTATGCCCGGTGTGCGTGTTTTCTTGTTGGGATTAATGTTGATGATCCCTTTGCTGGCAGTCAGTGGACGCTTACTCTTTATTCAATATATGAATGCAGAGTACTTTTATTCTCAGTTTGGTCGGACAACAGAATCAATTGAACCGATTCCCAGTCGGGATGGACGTATTATCTCTGTCGATGGTCAAATACTGGCGATTGATGTGGAACGCTTTGACTTACAGGCACATTATCGTTGGCTTGAAGAACCACCGAATTCACGTTGGTTAAAGAAGCAGGCGTTAAAGTTGCTGGAACCAATAGATCGTCGAAATCAGGAAAAAGTAGAGGCGGCGAAACAGCAGATTTTAGCCCGTCGTCGGCGACTCTGGGAAGATTTAGCAGTCGTTGTGCGAATGAATCCTGATGAATTGAAAGTGCTATGTCGAAAAACGCAACAACGGGTCGAGACGATTATTGAGAATGTGAACCAGAGAGCTGCGAAAGTGCCGTCTGAAATTCAAATAGAAGAATCGTTTTCTGATTCAAAAGAGCCACGCAGTCAAAATCACTTATCAGCGGTCTGGGAGCTCTTGAAAGAAACGTTAACCAAACCTCCACGACGTCCTCAAAAAGAACGGATTGTAGTACGTGAAGAGCTTGACTATCACACGCTCAAATCAGACATTCCACGAGAAATTGCGTTAGCCATCTCGGCCCATCCAGAGCGGTTTCCTGGTATCAATATTGAAATCGCCACACTGAGAGAGTACCCAAAAAAGACCATTGCCCCTCATGAGATTGGAATTCGCCATCGCATTGATGATAAGATATTGGTAGCACGTAAACAGCGATTCCCTGAAGGCGATCCGCTTGATTATCGCGAAGGAGATCGTATTGGTAAAACAGGAATCGAACGGTCTTATGATCGTTATTTGCGCGGATTACGTGGTTTAAAACGCGTTGTTAAAGATCGTCAGGGTGAAATTGTTCGTACTGAAATTATTCGCGAGCCAAAATCGGGTGATGATGTTGTCCTTACGTTAAGTACTCAAATACAGGAACAGGTACAGCATCTGCTTGATCAAACCTTGCAGAGATTACAACAGAATGTGGATCAAACAGGAAGCCCACATCATGTCTCTGCCGGTGGTTGTGTTGTGGTATTAGATGTCCGAACGGGGGCGATTATTGCTATGGCTTCCGCACCGCGCTACGATCTGAATTTGTTATTAAATCCTTCCCCAGACGAGTGGCAGGCGGTACTTAATGATCCAAAACGCCCACTTTTTCCGCGGGCGACTCAGATGATGCTCCCTCCCGGATCGACATTTAAAACGTTAACCTCGATTGCGTTACTGGAGAGTGGTAAAGTTGACCCCGATGAATTTTTCAGTTGCCGAGGATATTTGGATCGACCTGATCGACATCGAGATTATATCTATCGTCATTTTGGAGTGGGGCACCACGACATTAATTTGACTCAAGCTCTAACTCAGTCCTGCAATGTTTACTTCTTTCAAGCAGCACGAAAAATAGGACCACAAACTATTTATCATTGGGCAGACCAACTGGGATTTGGCAAACCTACGGGGATTGATATTCCCGGTGAACGCGGTGGGCATTTACCGGATCCCAAACCATCAAATAAGAAAAAGAAATCTCCCTGGTATCCTGGAGATACGTTAGGAATTGCCATCGGTCAATCCCGTTTGACGGTCACCCCTTTACAGATTGCACGCCTAATGGCCGTTGTCGCCAATAATGGTGAACTGATCGTGCCGCATTTAGCACAAAGTATCGTTCCTTCCGCTGAATCTTCTACTACAAGACGCAAGATGATCTCGTATCCAAGACGTTATGTGAGTGGCATTCATCCCGGAACGTTACAGCGTGTGCGTGAAGGCCTGATCAATGTTGTTGCGCATCCTCAAGGAACTGGTTATAAAACCGTGCGGATGAAAGAGATTACTATTGCTGGCAAAACGGGGACCGCAGAGACCGGAGGTGGAAAAAATGATCACGCCTGGTTTGCTGGTTTTGTACCAGTAGAGCGACCGAAGTACGCATTTGCGGTTGTAATTGAGCATGGTGGTTCAGGAAGTAAAGTTGCTGGGCCTGTTGCCAAAACACTGATTCAATTGTTACTCAAGGCGGGCTTCTTGACTTCAACGCAAGTGAAGCTACAGGCGAACTGA
- a CDS encoding rod shape-determining protein MreD — MKFFCLLLLCYLFLIVQISFVPDAIVADSRPNLILLILCFGLFWHRDTKIFLWAIIIGLICETFDSSIPGMGILLLTCLSWIAYRIQTHFEIRSLLSRFILIAVTAFLFDGFFQVLNQWDAKVLSDLSTLAQQSAGNALYTAVVGAGLLMAFNTIWRLIPVGLQQNLGNKTVYNSRFTH, encoded by the coding sequence GTGAAATTTTTCTGTTTATTATTGCTTTGCTATCTCTTTTTGATCGTCCAGATTAGTTTTGTGCCTGATGCAATTGTGGCAGATAGCCGACCTAACCTTATTCTGCTTATATTATGTTTCGGATTGTTTTGGCATCGTGATACAAAAATTTTCCTTTGGGCCATCATTATAGGACTCATCTGTGAAACCTTCGATTCTTCAATTCCTGGCATGGGGATTCTACTTTTGACCTGCTTGAGCTGGATCGCGTATCGCATTCAAACTCATTTTGAAATTCGTTCGCTGTTGAGCCGCTTTATCTTGATAGCGGTAACAGCTTTCCTCTTCGATGGTTTCTTTCAAGTCCTGAATCAATGGGATGCTAAAGTGTTATCTGACTTGAGTACATTGGCTCAACAATCAGCCGGCAATGCCTTGTATACGGCTGTGGTGGGCGCTGGTTTGCTGATGGCGTTTAACACGATTTGGAGACTCATCCCTGTTGGCCTGCAGCAGAATTTGGGAAACAAAACGGTTTATAATTCCCGATTTACACATTGA
- a CDS encoding rod shape-determining protein MreC, producing MKRETRSSEIKLVLFAILTSVCLYVIPTDYSDRVFNLIRDAAKPGLVLVQQFKGWQHQSDQKLQQQSLVKKLEAELSEKAFEIRRLELHALQLSDQLQTLKQTGVSSYQAQSEEDLLIPDLVEAQLLGESAIALLKEGRLLNQGREQGVTESSFVLQSDLPLIDLGEKQGIKMGYSLYAGQAVIGKISEVGHWTSSFIPIASVKYRGSARIARKTKDGLQLGTDGILVGIGEGKCQLLQIPPTESIQVGQEVYTGEVDRELPLSMQSTLRQPMYYGRVIEAELPRGAPYWKIIVKPVVELSEIKQVNVLRQIINPRRMLTN from the coding sequence ATGAAACGTGAGACGCGTTCATCGGAGATTAAACTCGTTTTGTTTGCGATTTTGACAAGCGTGTGTCTTTATGTAATTCCGACTGACTATTCAGATCGTGTATTCAATTTAATTCGCGATGCCGCCAAACCAGGATTAGTGCTGGTCCAACAGTTCAAAGGATGGCAGCATCAATCAGATCAGAAACTTCAACAGCAGTCGCTCGTAAAAAAACTTGAAGCAGAATTATCTGAAAAAGCTTTCGAAATCAGACGTCTCGAATTACATGCGCTGCAGTTATCTGACCAGCTGCAAACATTAAAACAAACGGGCGTTTCCTCTTATCAGGCACAGTCTGAAGAAGATCTACTCATACCTGATCTAGTTGAAGCACAATTACTTGGTGAGTCAGCTATCGCATTATTGAAAGAAGGTCGATTACTCAATCAGGGACGGGAGCAGGGGGTCACTGAATCGTCTTTTGTGTTGCAGTCTGATTTACCGTTGATTGATCTGGGAGAGAAGCAGGGAATCAAAATGGGCTATTCACTATATGCCGGGCAGGCTGTGATCGGAAAAATTAGTGAGGTAGGGCACTGGACTAGCAGCTTTATTCCCATTGCTTCAGTTAAATATCGAGGGTCGGCGCGAATCGCTCGAAAGACAAAGGACGGTTTACAGTTGGGAACAGATGGGATTTTAGTGGGAATCGGTGAAGGGAAGTGTCAGTTGTTACAGATACCTCCCACGGAATCAATTCAGGTGGGACAAGAAGTTTACACGGGGGAAGTTGACCGTGAACTCCCACTGAGCATGCAATCGACTTTAAGACAGCCCATGTATTACGGTCGCGTGATTGAAGCTGAACTTCCCAGAGGCGCCCCTTATTGGAAGATCATCGTAAAGCCTGTTGTCGAACTTTCTGAGATCAAGCAAGTTAATGTACTGAGACAGATTATTAATCCTCGGCGAATGCTGACAAATTGA
- a CDS encoding rod shape-determining protein — translation MLHRLRQWLCPDLAIDLGTANTIVAIQGEGIALDEPSVVALHKGSRKILGKGTAVGKLAKQMLGRTPDSIIAVRPLKEGVITDFELCESMLRYFIHKARHHSRGLRPRVVIAVPGSITPVEKRAVFNSAERAGAGRVYLIEESKAAGIGAGLPISEPMASMVCDIGGGTSEVAIMSLGDTVVSNSVRIGGDRCDEAIVEYMKQHFSLRIGVQTAEDLKMELGSAYPLEQELTGEVKGLDTISSIPRKAIVTSEELRDALHGPLEAILNCCKQTIEQCKPELVADLADNGMVLTGGGALLRGLEYYMSEQLGIPVRIDEDPLRTVARGTAICLEHLGQWRHAFDNGEGDF, via the coding sequence ATGCTGCACCGTTTACGTCAATGGCTCTGTCCTGATCTGGCGATAGATCTGGGAACCGCAAATACCATTGTGGCTATCCAGGGTGAGGGGATTGCGCTTGATGAACCTTCGGTTGTCGCGCTGCATAAGGGAAGCCGTAAAATTCTGGGAAAAGGAACAGCGGTTGGCAAATTGGCCAAACAAATGCTGGGCCGCACGCCAGATAGTATTATTGCAGTCCGTCCTCTCAAAGAAGGAGTGATCACAGACTTTGAACTCTGTGAGTCGATGTTGCGCTATTTCATCCACAAGGCCCGTCACCATTCGCGCGGACTGCGACCACGGGTTGTGATTGCTGTACCCGGGAGCATCACACCAGTCGAGAAACGAGCTGTATTTAACAGTGCAGAGCGCGCTGGAGCAGGCCGTGTGTATCTGATCGAAGAATCAAAGGCGGCTGGGATTGGTGCGGGGTTACCGATTTCAGAACCGATGGCGAGTATGGTTTGCGACATTGGGGGAGGGACCAGTGAAGTCGCTATTATGAGTTTGGGGGATACGGTAGTCAGTAATTCTGTACGTATTGGCGGTGATAGATGCGATGAAGCAATTGTGGAATATATGAAGCAGCACTTTTCACTGCGTATTGGAGTTCAGACGGCAGAAGATCTCAAAATGGAATTAGGCAGTGCATATCCTTTGGAACAGGAATTGACAGGAGAAGTCAAAGGCCTGGATACGATTAGTAGTATTCCCCGCAAAGCCATAGTGACTAGCGAAGAACTCCGCGATGCATTGCATGGACCTCTCGAAGCAATTTTAAACTGTTGCAAGCAAACGATCGAACAGTGCAAGCCAGAGCTTGTAGCGGATCTCGCAGACAATGGGATGGTTTTAACGGGAGGTGGCGCATTGTTGCGAGGGCTCGAATATTATATGAGCGAACAACTGGGAATTCCGGTACGCATAGATGAAGATCCGCTTCGTACGGTGGCACGGGGAACTGCAATTTGTCTGGAGCATCTGGGGCAATGGAGGCATGCTTTCGACAATGGTGAAGGCGATTTTTAA
- a CDS encoding CPBP family intramembrane glutamic endopeptidase: MNKFPMFNSDDEEELEETFVQEQQFFILGGSLFSIGFILIAFALGWLLGVSPIQYLNWSWPDLVIGILGALPLFLFFLFACRVQIKAFQQIKQFLLDELGPRIEKGSILELFILSIFIGLGEEMLFRGVLQAWATQYGVVVAIIFTNVLFGIVHSVTRLYVIIATLMGVYLSLLLVTFSPQNLLIPIVTHTIYDFLCFLYIIRIYRQQVTTDQSEA, encoded by the coding sequence GTGAACAAATTTCCCATGTTTAATTCGGATGACGAAGAAGAATTAGAAGAAACCTTTGTGCAAGAACAACAATTCTTCATCCTGGGAGGTTCTCTCTTTTCCATTGGATTTATCCTGATTGCATTCGCATTAGGCTGGTTGCTAGGCGTGAGTCCCATTCAGTATCTTAACTGGAGTTGGCCTGATCTAGTAATTGGCATTCTGGGAGCCTTGCCTCTGTTTCTGTTTTTTCTGTTTGCTTGTCGCGTTCAGATTAAAGCGTTTCAACAAATCAAGCAATTTCTGCTTGACGAGTTGGGTCCACGCATAGAAAAGGGCTCGATTTTAGAGTTGTTCATTCTCTCAATCTTCATCGGCCTGGGAGAAGAGATGTTGTTTCGCGGAGTCTTACAAGCATGGGCGACTCAATATGGAGTTGTAGTCGCGATCATTTTTACGAATGTGCTATTTGGTATCGTGCATTCGGTCACGCGGCTGTATGTCATTATCGCAACTTTGATGGGCGTTTATTTAAGTCTGCTGCTCGTCACTTTTTCTCCACAGAATCTACTGATCCCAATTGTGACACACACGATTTATGATTTCCTGTGTTTCTTATACATCATCCGTATTTACCGTCAGCAAGTCACGACCGATCAGTCGGAAGCCTAG
- a CDS encoding TlpA family protein disulfide reductase, which produces MRLVLQVILFASLLLSLNVVQADDANKKTPSEKKPFLTVCLIDLQGKPVVGAQTGMIALINGYDEENGANWSFGHFGLKSDSNGLIHFRDPDKYRGLVFARHAGRRLVAVKRTDLLKEKEDPLLLTMYPECHVTWQIKSKQLNQIGKKIGLIRGLSGSQNISCQWCNDMGSKLHFFLPPGEFTLVSSGEYISPVEKKIVIKEGQKEFNAGVTNADAKKWILLEGKPAPKITDVREWKNGPPVKISQFRGKVVILEFWGWWCSPCVLTGIPSIFQLQDEFSTEDLVIVGIHTPYSEKDEVTSVKELDKKLNQVQKNMWKGKTIDFPVALTQYRKLPYLAGGEPVANSKMCVDYGIDGFPSSIVIDRKGNVVGKFRLRVKADRDKLRQLIKEKK; this is translated from the coding sequence ATGCGGTTAGTATTACAAGTGATATTGTTTGCGTCTTTGTTGCTTTCGTTGAATGTCGTTCAAGCGGACGATGCAAACAAGAAGACACCGTCAGAAAAAAAGCCATTTCTGACAGTATGTCTAATTGATTTGCAAGGCAAGCCTGTCGTGGGTGCACAAACAGGAATGATTGCTCTTATCAATGGATATGATGAAGAGAATGGTGCTAACTGGAGTTTCGGGCATTTCGGACTCAAGTCAGATTCCAATGGCCTCATTCATTTTCGTGATCCTGACAAATATCGTGGCTTGGTATTTGCGCGTCATGCTGGAAGACGCCTTGTTGCTGTGAAACGCACGGATCTCTTAAAAGAAAAAGAGGATCCACTTTTGCTAACGATGTATCCCGAATGCCATGTCACTTGGCAGATCAAGAGTAAGCAGCTTAATCAGATAGGAAAAAAAATCGGTCTAATTCGGGGACTCAGCGGTTCTCAGAATATATCCTGCCAATGGTGTAACGATATGGGCTCAAAACTTCATTTTTTTCTACCACCGGGCGAGTTCACATTGGTTAGTTCAGGAGAGTATATTAGTCCGGTAGAAAAGAAGATCGTCATCAAAGAGGGGCAAAAAGAATTTAATGCAGGGGTAACCAACGCCGATGCCAAGAAATGGATTCTACTTGAAGGCAAGCCTGCACCGAAAATTACCGATGTTCGTGAATGGAAAAATGGGCCCCCTGTCAAAATTTCCCAGTTTCGTGGGAAAGTCGTCATTTTAGAGTTCTGGGGCTGGTGGTGTAGCCCTTGTGTTCTTACTGGTATTCCTTCAATCTTCCAGCTCCAAGATGAGTTTTCAACTGAGGACCTGGTGATCGTTGGCATCCACACACCATATAGCGAGAAGGATGAAGTGACTTCGGTGAAAGAATTGGATAAGAAATTAAATCAAGTGCAAAAGAACATGTGGAAAGGGAAAACGATTGATTTTCCAGTAGCACTCACACAATATCGAAAGTTACCTTATCTTGCTGGCGGAGAGCCGGTTGCAAATTCAAAGATGTGCGTCGACTATGGTATCGATGGTTTTCCAAGTTCAATTGTCATTGATCGAAAAGGCAACGTTGTGGGTAAATTCCGTCTGAGAGTAAAAGCAGATCGCGACAAATTGAGGCAACTGATTAAGGAAAAAAAGTAG